Proteins from a single region of Hordeum vulgare subsp. vulgare chromosome 6H, MorexV3_pseudomolecules_assembly, whole genome shotgun sequence:
- the LOC123402905 gene encoding proline-rich receptor-like protein kinase PERK2, translated as MPMTPVRPPRVACASLYPVGPRHTPPRVCLAPAPHLCVPSARLHLEPSSLLPRALAAQASCSTSPPLASSSAAAIASPRRPSRAPPTASSLPSHALTKFLARQPLTRSDPVRSQKEAKPAPPPQAQLRPDRPVLPSKALLASAESLRCPSAPPTRLFLLDRVPNRFGV; from the exons ATGCCTATGACCCCCGTCCGACCTCCCCGCGTCGCGTGTGCGAGCCTGTACCCCGTCGGACCTCGCCACACGCCGCCTCGCGTCTGCCTTGCTCCAGCCCCGCACCTCTGCGTGCCGTCAGCCCGCCTCCACCTCGAACCTAGCTCCCTGCTGCCCCGCGCGCTCGCTGCACAGGCCTCCTGCTCGACCTCGCCGCCGCTTGCCAGCAGCAGCGCCGCAGCAATCGCATCGCCCCGCCGGCCGTCCAGAGCCCCGCCGACCGCATCGAGCCTCCCAAGCCATGCATTGACCAAGTTCCTCGCTCGCCAGCCGCTGACTAGATCGGATCCAGTGCGCAGCCAGAAAGAGGCCAAGCCTGCGCCGCCACCGCAGGCCCAGCTTCGGCCCGACCGGCCTGTGCTCCCCTCCAAGGCCCTGCTGGCCTCAGCCGAGTCGCTCCGCTGCCCAAGTGCTCCACCAACAAG attgtttcttctcgatagagttccgaaccgcttcggagtgtga